A stretch of the Arachis stenosperma cultivar V10309 chromosome 6, arast.V10309.gnm1.PFL2, whole genome shotgun sequence genome encodes the following:
- the LOC130932977 gene encoding pectinesterase-like — MYNLTRRRTALLLSLFLVNIIITKATASDEKEAHIQVAESACEGTLYRDLCVSTVSTFPDLASKSLPQTICSLLNHTVGEVTSSSYNCTGLRKGLPNLSTMEKRALDDCIALFDDTRTELATTISDLNQTTIPSRRHHDSQTLLSAAMTNLYTCLDGFAYCKGSHVRERYLQDKLFQISNHVSNSLAMLKKVPGAKKPSKSEVFPEYGKMKGHFPTWITNKDRKLLQASVNQTKFNLVVAQDGTGNFKTIAEALAAAPNSSTTRFVIHIKAGAYFENVEVIKKKTNLMLVGDGIGKTVVKASRNVVDGWTTFQSATFAVVGDGFIAKGITFENSAGPSKHQAVAVRNGADLSVFYQCSFVAYQDTLYVHSLRQFYRDCDVYGTVDFIFGNAAVVFQNCNLYARKPDPNQKNLFTAQGREDPNQNTGISILNCKVTAASDLIPVKSSFKTYLGRPWKLYSRTVYMKSFIDDLVDPAGWLEWNGTFALDTLYYGEYQNRGPGSNTSARVKWPGYRVITNSTEASQFTVKQFILGDEWLNSTGVPFFTGLS; from the exons ATGTATAACCTCACCCGAAGAAGAACAGCACTATTGCTGTCTCTCTTCCTTGTAAACATCATCATCACAAAAGCGACAGCATCTGATGAAAAAGAAGCACACATCCAAGTAGCAGAGTCAGCATGCGAAGGAACACTCTACCGAGACCTCTGCGTCTCAACTGTCTCCACATTCCCCGATCTCGCATCCAAATCCCTCCCACAAACGATATGCTCTCTCCTCAACCACACCGTCGGCGAGGTCACTTCATCTTCCTACAACTGCACCGGACTCAGGAAGGGTCTCCCAAACCTCAGCACCATGGAGAAACGTGCCCTCGACGACTGCATCGCCTTGTTCGACGACACCCGCACGGAGCTCGCCACCACCATCTCCGATCTCAACCAGACCACAATACCCAGCAGGCGCCACCACGACTCGCAGACTCTTCTGAGTGCAGCCATGACCAACTTGTACACGTGTCTCGATGGCTTCGCTTACTGCAAGGGGAGTCACGTGAGGGAAAGGTACCTGCAGGACAAGTTGTTTCAGATTTCTAATCATGTTAGTAACTCCCTCGCCATGCTCAAGAAGGTTCCCGGAGCGAAGAAGCCTTCCAAATCAGAGGTCTTCCCTGAATATGGGAAGATGAAGGGACATTTTCCCACCTGGATTACTAACAAAGACCGCAAGCTGCTTCAAGCTTCTGTGAATCAGACTAAGTTCAATCTTGTTGTGGCCCAAGATGGCACTGGAAACTTCAAAACTATAGCGGAGGCGCTGGCTGCTGCTCCTAACTCGAGCACAACCAG GTTTGTGATACACATAAAAGCTGGAGCGTATTTTGAGAACGTGGAGGTGATTAAGAAGAAGACGAATTTGATGCTGGTGGGTGATGGAATCGGAAAAACCGTCGTGAAGGCCAGTAGGAATGTCGTCGACGGCTGGACCACTTTCCAGTCCGCTACTTTTG CTGTAGTAGGAGACGGATTCATAGCAAAAGGCATAACCTTTGAGAACTCGGCGGGACCCAGCAAGCACCAGGCCGTGGCCGTAAGAAACGGTGCAGATCTCTCAGTATTCTACCAATGCAGTTTCGTGGCATACCAAGACACCCTGTACGTCCATTCCCTACGCCAATTCTACCGTGACTGCGACGTATACGGCACCGTAGACTTCATCTTCGGCAACGCCGCCGTCGTCTTCCAAAACTGCAACCTATATGCACGCAAGCCCGATCCAAACCAAAAGAACCTCTTCACCGCACAGGGCAGAGAAGACCCCAACCAGAACACGGGAATATCAATCTTGAACTGCAAGGTTACAGCCGCATCGGATCTAATCCCGGTGAAATCGTCGTTCAAGACTTACCTTGGTAGGCCATGGAAACTGTATTCAAGAACGGTTTATATGAAATCATTCATTGACGATTTGGTTGACCCTGCGGGGTGGTTGGAGTGGAACGGAACCTTTGCGTTGGACACGTTGTATTATGGTGAGTACCAAAATAGGGGTCCTGGTTCGAACACAAGCGCTAGGGTTAAGTGGCCTGGTTATAGAGTCATAACTAACTCAACTGAGGCAAGTCAATTCACGGTTAAGCAGTTTATATTGGGCGATGAATGGCTTAACTCCACCggtgttccctttttcactggTTTGAgttga
- the LOC130932581 gene encoding 30S ribosomal protein S17, chloroplastic-like translates to MWLLQLPSIPKFSTPFLHGGGVLRSAPTATTFPAPSAPCSMPTIRAMKSMQGKVVCATSDKTVAVEVVRLAPHPKYKRRVRKKKKYQAHDPDNQFKVGDIVQLLKSRPISKTKTFVAVSVPKKDSTNNPVDDSASDIGIPLESQQQA, encoded by the coding sequence ATGTGGCTTCTCCAGCTGCCTTCAATCCCCAAGTTCTCCACCCCGTTCCTCCATGGCGGCGGAGTCCTCCGCTCCGCCCCAACCGCCACTACATTCCCAGCACCATCAGCGCCGTGTTCGATGCCTACCATTAGAGCGATGAAGTCGATGCAGGGGAAGGTGGTTTGCGCCACTAGCGACAAGACGGTGGCGGTGGAGGTTGTTCGTCTGGCACCTCACCCGAAGTACAAGAGGCGcgtgaggaagaagaagaagtaccAGGCTCACGACCCTGACAACCAGTTCAAGGTTGGTGACATCGTTCAACTCCTCAAGAGCAGGCCAATTAGTAAGACCAAGACTTTCGTCGCCGTCTCTGTTCCCAAGAAGGATTCCACCAATAACCCCGTTGATGATTCCGCTTCCGACATTGGAATCCCCTTGGAGTCTCAACAACAGGCTTAG
- the LOC130935834 gene encoding probable pectinesterase/pectinesterase inhibitor 41, with amino-acid sequence MELSLFKNNNNTLYPLIRIYVFLFQLSLFASLSIAAYKNGAYVPTETVCNSTMYPSYCKSVLANQHGNIYDYCRVSVKKSLSQSRKFLNAVNSYLQQGGNSYSQTTIRALQDCKFLAELNLEFLSNTLDTVQKAGDVLPAGEADDYHTVLSAVLTNQQTCLGGLQTTASDQRVKDELSSLLSEDTKLNSVSLAMFVDAWIPQEQTTSWEEQSHGQRGRKLLSLEDMEDVSVKDIVVVSKDGSGNFTTINEAIKAAPNNSVSTDGYFVVFVTEGVYEEYVSIDKKKKYLMLIGDGINRTVITGDHNVVDGFTTFNSATFAVVAEGFVAVNITFRNSAGPSKHQAVAVRNGADLSTFYGCSFEGYQDTLYTHSMRQFYRECDVYGTVDFIFGNAAVVLQNCNLYPRLPMSGQFNAITAQGRTDPNQNTGISIQNATIKAADDLAPVVGSVSTYLGRPWKEYSRTIYIQSFMDSLIAPVGWSNWNGDFALSTLYYAEYNNMGPGSSTANRVNWPGYHIINDIDAANFTVSKFLDGDAWLPPTNVPFQTSL; translated from the exons ATGGAATTATCATTATTCAAGAATAATAATAACACATTGTACCCTCTTATTAGAATTTATGTTTTCCTATTTCAGCTTTCTTTGTTTGCATCCTTGTCCATAGCAGCATATAAAAATGGAGCTTATGTTCCAACAGAAACGGTTTGCAACTCCACCATGTACCCTTCTTACTGCAAATCAGTGCTTGCTAATCAACACGGCAATATCTATGACTATTGCCGCGTTTCAGTTAAAAAATCTTTATCGCAATCTAGAAAGTTCTTGAACGCCGTCAACTCTTATCTTCAACAAGGTGGAAATTCTTACTCTCAAACCACAATCCGCGCTCTCCAAGATTGCAAATTCCTCGCCGAACTCAACTTGGAGTTCTTGTCAAACACCCTTGACACGGTTCAAAAAGCCGGTGATGTTCTTCCCGCCGGTGAAGCTGATGATTATCACACAGTGCTCAGTGCCGTtttgacaaaccaacaaacatgtTTGGGTGGATTGCAAACCACGGCTTCTGATCAGAGAGTCAAAGATGAACTTTCTTCTCTGCTCTCAGAGGATACAAAGCTTAACAGCGTCTCTCTTGCTATGTTCGTTGATGCTTGGATTCCTCAGGAGCAAACTACATCGTGGGAAGAACAAAGTCACGGCCAGCGTGGCAGAAAACTACTAAGCTTGGAAGACATGGAAGACGTTTCTGTGAAAGATATTGTGGTTGTTAGTAAGGATGGAAGTGGAAACTTCACCACTATCAATGAAGCTATAAAGGCTGCACCCAATAACTCTGTTTCTACCGATGGCTATTTCGTCGTCTTCGTCACCGAGGGTGTGTATGAAGAGTACGTATCTATagacaagaagaagaagtacTTGATGCTGATTGGAGATGGAATCAATCGGACAGTTATCACTGGTGATCACAATGTTGTTGATGGTTTCACAACATTCAACTCAGCAACATTTG CTGTGGTGGCGGAAGGATTTGTTGCGGTCAACATAACATTCCGCAACAGTGCGGGACCAAGCAAGCACCAAGCAGTGGCAGTGAGAAATGGAGCAGATTTGTCCACCTTCTATGGCTGCAGCTTTGAAGGTTACCAAGACACTCTGTACACACATTCCATGAGGCAATTCTACCGTGAATGCGATGTTTACGGCACAGTTGACTTTATATTTGGAAATGCAGCGGTTGTTTTACAAAACTGCAACTTATATCCCCGCCTTCCAATGAGTGGACAATTCAATGCCATCACGGCTCAAGGCCGAACCGATCCGAACCAAAACACTGGCATTTCCATACAGAACGCAACCATTAAAGCCGCCGACGATTTGGCTCCGGTGGTTGGTAGTGTGTCAACCTACCTTGGTAGGCCGTGGAAGGAGTATTCAAGGACAATTTATATTCAGAGTTTTATGGATAGTTTGATAGCTCCAGTTGGGTGGAGTAATTGGAATGGAGATTTTGCACTCAGCACTTTGTACTATGCTGAGTACAATAACATGGGACCTGGTTCAAGCACTGCTAATAGAGTGAATTGGCCTGGCTATCATATTATCAATGATATTGATGCAGCTAATTTTACTGTCTCCAAATTCTTGGATGGGGATGCTTGGTTGCCTCCCACTAACGTTCCATTCCAGACATCATTGTAA